TGCTCGCCACGATGCCTCTTGTTTTCACCTTTTCAAAGCCGTTTTTCCATCTAAGCCGGTGGTCCGAAAAACGGGGTCCACTTCACCACTTATATCTCACAACACCTTGACCCAAGTTCAAGCGGCGCTGGAATCCTCAACTAGAGGGCAGGTAGGCGGCGTACGGTTATGTCCTGCCATCTTCACCCGCTCGCCTCGTTTACTACACTATAAATGAGTACGGGGTATTACTGACTCATGCGACATGAGATCGCTAGAGAGCATTTCATAACCGCCTCATTGTAATGAGCGCGCAGGNNNNNNNNNNGTATCAATAGATCTTCAAAGACTCATCGCCGAGATTTTCCGCATTCGGTCATGACCGTTCACATGCCGGGGGCTGGCTCATTTTCCCGCGGCAAAGGGAAGGATAACCCAAGTCGATGCACTGTGGATTCCACTTCGACAGGGAAAATGTGCCTGTCCCCCTCTCTTCGGGCTGTGAACTGTTATCATTTCGTTATCGATCCAATAAAGAAGGCGATGGGCAGATTGTCGACTCGAATCACGAGCGCGACGCAGACTGACGAGAATGTCCCTCGCGGCGGCCTTCCAGTCTGTTGAAGCAACGGGGACTGGCTCCGCCCAGATAAAAGAACGCCACGAAATCTGAACGCCAAGGTGCCTGTCCCACTTACGTCAACAGGCTGCTAGACAATCAGTGCCGTGCGAGCTTCTTGGTGCCGCCTTTTGGCCAACTTACAGCATCGGAAGTTGCCGCAAATCCGCTGGCGGAATTCGAACGCGCAGTTGAACATCTGCGAGGCGTCGTTCTGACAAAGATCTAAACATCTAAATCGTTCCAAATCCAAAAACGTAAACGTAAACGTAAACGTAGATCGCGGTCAACTGAACCACCGGCCGAAGACGACGCGGAAACCGAATCGAGAGGGGCATTCAAGCTCGAAGTGTGATTCTTAGAGGGAGACGAACCATGAAATTGTACCGGAAAAGACAAAACTCAACGAATCCATATTGGGATGTTCGTCCAGCTGTTGGAGAAACTGGGCGCGCAAAGAGAGTCCTGTTGGAAATCGACGGTTCGCCCTACAGCAAGAACATTGTCACACACATCAGCCTTCGTCCATGGCCTGTCCAGAGCGAGATTCGCCTGATCATGGTGATCCATCCGATCGAGGCAACTGCGTTGGTGGCTCATGCTGTTTTGGATGAGCTAATCAATATTCAGCACATCGAGGCGGTTCGGACGCTAAATGCGGCCTCAGATGTGTTCAAACAGAATTCCCTTGGACTTCGTTCCAGTATGGTTGTGCGAACGGGATTTCCAAAGGATGTGATCTTGGATGAGGCACATCGCTGGAACGCTGATTTAGTAATTGTTGGATCGCGAGGTATGCGTCGACACGTCTTAAACCGATCGCTTGATTCGCAGATTGAAGTGTGCGATTTGAAGCGTTCAGGGTGGCTTTTCGGGTCCATCCGGGAATTCTGTGGGTTTGATATAATCTGATGATTTCTGGGATTGGGGCCAATCAGGATCGGGAATTGTATCAGCATATCCTTCGACTGAAGAGTCCCTGAACGGTCTCTCAAATTTCGTTGAGTCTGGAGCAACGGCAAGTTGCTGTGTTTGTCGAGCATCCAGCTGGGACGAAGTTTTGCTGCCGTGACTGCGCCAAGACGTTGCCGTGTTACAACAACACGGCGGAGTGTCAGTGGCAGCATCTGGATAGCTGCCAGTTCAAAACGATTCTTCATGCGAGCATTCCACACGTCGAGTGTTCGATACACGGAGCGAAACAGGTGAGTGTGCCCTGGGCCGAGAAAGGCAGTCGCCTCACAATCCTGTTTGAGCGTTCTGCCATTGAGGTACTGTTGGCAACTCAGAACGTGAAAGGAACCAGTGGCATCCTGCGAACGAAATGGGACCAGACACGGTCCATCGTGGCGCGCGCCGTGACTCGCAGACGGACTGAAGTGGACCCCGTTTTTCGGACCACCGTCTTAGATAGAANNNNNNNNNNATACCCCAATTTCTTTACCAAGTTTGGAATCAGGCCGAACCTGACGCAAAATGGCTCTGTTGGTTCATCCTCATCGCGCAGGGCGAGGATCTGAGAGCGGCGGCCTCGGTCATGAAGTGGAATCTGAGTCGCAGGATGATCTCGTTTCTGTACGAAGTGCCAAGCGATCTTACCCCAATGCAAGCGTGCCTCTTCGCGGAAGTTCGAAGGCTTGGCGGAACGGAGCGTGATGCTCGGCGATTGATCGCCCATCCAAGTTTTCAACTCGATCCAACGGACGAACCGATCGGTCGAACGGAGCTGAGATTCTGGTACGACGTAACTCGCTGGATGATTAAACATGGCGAACTCATCACGGACGACCAGTCACAATTGATACTTGCGTGGACTGTCCACGAATGGGCGGAGGCCGAACGACTTGGTCGCCGATTCGGAATGAAGGGACGTGCTCTCAGACAATCACTCGAACGCGCTCACGAATACCGACAAGCAAACCTACGCGAATGGAGCCAATACCAGTGGGAACCCCAGGGATGGGATTGGGAATTCGACGACACTGTGATGGGGCAATGGTCTTTCATCGAACTCACGTCAGGTACTCAACTTTTCGAAGAAGGTGAGGCCATGCATCACTGCGTCGCCTGCTATGCTCCAGATTGCGCCGAAGGCACCTCAGTCATTGTCTCAATTCGCAGTGCCGATCAGCGAAGGCTTACGGTCGAGATCAATCCTCGGACAAGACACCTGATTCAAGCCCGAGGGGCCTGCAACAGAAATCCGACTTCAAAAGAACGCGCTGTGATCCAATGCTGGATGGCCAATGTCGTTCGTGATTTCAATCCAAGCCATCGCTGTCCGCCCCAAGCCGACGGCACTGGAAATTTGTGACAAGCGGTCAGTTCGATTCCATGACCAACAACGTCCGCTTTCAATCGCCAATGACCCATTTCAGACTCAAAGACTCGCCTGTCGTTGACTTCTCACTCAAGACCAAACAACCGTCGAGCATTTCCGGACAAAATTTTGGCTTCGATTTCGTGAGGAAGCTGCAAACTAGACAACGCGTCGCGAATCACATCCGGCTCAACCCAGGGATGGTCGCTGGCAAATAGCAACTTATCGGGCCCGAGCATCTCCAGACAGTACTTCATCGCCAGCGGAGCGGGTGAAACAATGTCGAACCAGACCTGCTTCAGGTATTCGCTGGGTTTGCGTGTCAAATATTTTGGGCCGCGTTTCAAAACCTGAGTCTGATGATCGATCCGACCGATCATATACGGCAACGTCCCTCCAAGATGCGGGCAAACGAGCTTCAGGCGGGGATGGCGATCAAGCAGTCCCGACATGATGATTCGTGTCAACGCGATCGTATCTTCGAACATGTTTCCCAATGAACTTGTCATCTCATAGTCTTTCACCAACTCGGTCGTGACCGGTTTCGCGGGATGCAGCAAGATCGGAATATCCAGCTCTTCCGCCTTTGCAAAGATCGGCCAGAACGCGGGTTCGTCCGGAAAACGCCCGGCGAGATTCGTGTAAAGCAGAATTCCCTTCATCGCCAGTTCGCCTACCGCTCGATCAAGTTCAATCAGCGACGCGGTGACATCCTGTAACGGCAAAACGCACAGCCCCAGAAATCGATGGGGATGCTGACGGACGATGTCAGCAATGAAATCGTTCATCACCCGCGCGACTGCGACTCCATCGCTGCCAAACCATTCGGGCCCCGGATCATTAATCGACAGCGCCGTCATCGCGATTCCGTTCGCATCCATGTTCGCCAGTTTCACGGCCACATCCATGTGATGCGGAAAAACTTTGCGATGCCATCCCCCCATTTTCACATAGCGATCACCGTCGCGCCGGTACACCAGCGGATCATCCGATCGACATTCGAGCCGATCAAGAATCTCGGGACAATACAAATGACTTTGGCAGTCGATACTGCGAATAGGGGATGATTCTGGTGCCATCTGCGTCATGGTCGATTGTCTTTCAGTGAGCCTACCAACCTGTTGAAGTTGGGGGGACAGGCACCTTGGCATTCACGATGTCATCGCGGTTTTAAATCTGGTCCGGGCCAGTCGACGCCACTTCAAGAGGCTGATTGGCCTTGTAAGCCGAATCGAAGTATTGAACACCACACCGAGAATGTGAAGCGTCGATATCACCAATCACAGGCCGGGGACTGGCCCATTTTCCCGCTACAAAGCGAAGGATTACTCTGGTCGATGCACTGCGAATTCCAATGAATCGGGGAATTCTGCCTGCCCCCCCTCTTTTCGGGCTGTGAACGGTTACAGCCTCGAGACATCAGATCCCCGCCATTTGTATCTCACGTTGATTACCAATGAACGATGACGACCACCCAACCGAAAAGGGTCGCCCCCACCAACAGCGAAAGAACGATGGTTGCGAGCCGCAAACGGACAACTGTGCGATTGAACCACCAGTATGCTGCAAGTCCGCTCGCCCGCGCCCCGGCAATCGACATCACCGCAAGAAGTCCCAACGAGAAGCACGCCGTAAGGACTTGATCGAAGACCGATTCGTTGGCGGCGACGACAGTGGCCCAGCAAATCACCCAGACAACTGACGGTGCCGACGCCAGCGCCACCACACGCAACGAGAGTCGCAGCGTCTCTTTCAGCGAACGCAAGTCCTCGCGCTGCTCGCCGATGGCGTGATGCCGCTCATCCTCAAATTGCGCAAGCTTTTGCTGCAATTTCGACAATCGTTCGGATTGATCGTGGGCCATCGAATTGTTTTCGAAGAGGACGACAGTTCTTGGAAGCCGCTCTGAGCGTAGCCAATTCCATTCGAGTTTTGTTCAATCTCTGGTGACTTTATGATTAACTCTCTCGCGACATGCGCTGACATTCGATCGCCGCGAAGAAGGTTTCAAGCGAACGGATCGTGACCAATTCTGGACGAATCTTGTATTTTTGGCGTTTCTCGAAGATGAATGTCATGCGCAAATTCAAAGCGTTTGTCCTACCTGCCTGGCTGGTAATCCTGTTGTATCAAACCGTCATCGCTCAGCAAAAGACGCCCAGTCGTAAGCCGTCTTCCGAGACACTTCACCAGTTCGTCGAGAATCACTTCGCGCATTGGGATCGCGACCACAACCACGTTCTCGATGTCACAGAAGTCGATCATGTCATCGA
This genomic interval from Schlesneria paludicola DSM 18645 contains the following:
- a CDS encoding transposase family protein, coding for MSVPWAEKGSRLTILFERSAIEVLLATQNVKGTSGILRTKWDQTRSIVARAVTRRRTEVDPVFRTTVLDR
- a CDS encoding PcfJ domain-containing protein, translated to IPQFLYQVWNQAEPDAKWLCWFILIAQGEDLRAAASVMKWNLSRRMISFLYEVPSDLTPMQACLFAEVRRLGGTERDARRLIAHPSFQLDPTDEPIGRTELRFWYDVTRWMIKHGELITDDQSQLILAWTVHEWAEAERLGRRFGMKGRALRQSLERAHEYRQANLREWSQYQWEPQGWDWEFDDTVMGQWSFIELTSGTQLFEEGEAMHHCVACYAPDCAEGTSVIVSIRSADQRRLTVEINPRTRHLIQARGACNRNPTSKERAVIQCWMANVVRDFNPSHRCPPQADGTGNL
- a CDS encoding amidohydrolase family protein encodes the protein MTQMAPESSPIRSIDCQSHLYCPEILDRLECRSDDPLVYRRDGDRYVKMGGWHRKVFPHHMDVAVKLANMDANGIAMTALSINDPGPEWFGSDGVAVARVMNDFIADIVRQHPHRFLGLCVLPLQDVTASLIELDRAVGELAMKGILLYTNLAGRFPDEPAFWPIFAKAEELDIPILLHPAKPVTTELVKDYEMTSSLGNMFEDTIALTRIIMSGLLDRHPRLKLVCPHLGGTLPYMIGRIDHQTQVLKRGPKYLTRKPSEYLKQVWFDIVSPAPLAMKYCLEMLGPDKLLFASDHPWVEPDVIRDALSSLQLPHEIEAKILSGNARRLFGLE
- a CDS encoding universal stress protein, producing MKLYRKRQNSTNPYWDVRPAVGETGRAKRVLLEIDGSPYSKNIVTHISLRPWPVQSEIRLIMVIHPIEATALVAHAVLDELINIQHIEAVRTLNAASDVFKQNSLGLRSSMVVRTGFPKDVILDEAHRWNADLVIVGSRGMRRHVLNRSLDSQIEVCDLKRSGWLFGSIREFCGFDII